In a single window of the Thermodesulfobacteriota bacterium genome:
- a CDS encoding type II toxin-antitoxin system HicA family toxin produces the protein MKFNELVRLLERNGFKVVKEKGSIRYYGKAGWERLIRVDYHGSKEVPTGTCNAILKAAGVKKK, from the coding sequence TTGAAATTTAATGAACTAGTTAGACTTTTAGAAAGGAATGGATTTAAGGTTGTAAAGGAGAAAGGTTCTATCAGATATTATGGTAAAGCCGGTTGGGAGAGGTTGATACGCGTAGATTACCATGGCTCAAAGGAAGTTCCAACAGGAACATGCAACGCAATATTAAAAGCGGCTGGCGTAAAAAAGAAGTGA
- a CDS encoding type II toxin-antitoxin system HicB family antitoxin, producing the protein MLDIEYSLTIEATEEPDYFGFYSPDLEGFTGIGHSIEDCLYKARWGIKEHINLLKEQGLPVPPRNPNPRIIIQNEQRLEEAV; encoded by the coding sequence ATGCTTGATATAGAATATTCTTTAACAATTGAAGCAACGGAAGAGCCGGATTATTTTGGATTTTATTCTCCGGATTTAGAGGGCTTTACTGGTATTGGACACTCTATCGAGGATTGTCTTTATAAAGCAAGATGGGGGATCAAGGAACACATAAACCTTTTAAAAGAGCAAGGGCTTCCTGTCCCACCGAGGAATCCGAATCCAAGAATTATTATACAAAACG